A genomic window from Candidatus Protochlamydia phocaeensis includes:
- the rpsL gene encoding 30S ribosomal protein S12, whose amino-acid sequence MPTIQQLVRQPRAPKKRRSKSPALQKCPQRRGVCLQVKTKTPKKPNSALRKVAWVRLSTGQEVIAYIGGEGHNLQEHSIVLVRGGRVKDLPGVRYHIVRGTLDCAAVKDRKQGRSKYGAKRPKK is encoded by the coding sequence ATGCCGACTATTCAACAGCTCGTTCGCCAGCCACGTGCTCCGAAAAAGCGAAGAAGCAAATCGCCAGCGCTGCAGAAGTGTCCTCAGCGTCGCGGAGTCTGCTTGCAAGTAAAAACAAAGACGCCAAAGAAGCCAAACTCAGCTTTGCGTAAAGTAGCCTGGGTTCGTCTTTCTACTGGCCAAGAAGTGATCGCCTACATTGGCGGAGAAGGCCATAACCTCCAAGAACACAGTATCGTTCTTGTAAGGGGCGGTCGTGTGAAGGACTTGCCTGGTGTGCGTTATCACATCGTTCGCGGAACATTAGATTGTGCGGCCGTTAAGGACCGTAAGCAAGGAAGATCTAAATACGGGGCTAAACGTCCTAAGAAGTAA
- the rpsG gene encoding 30S ribosomal protein S7, producing the protein MSRRHSAEKRPTEPDPLYGSTVLSKFINKVMLSGKKSTARRIVYNAIEKFAKRIKAENPLEAFEQALENAKPSLEVKSRRIGGATYQVPIEIPANRRASMAMRWIIAHSRGKAGRSMEDALASELTDCYNNQGTTIKKKDDTHRMAEANKAYAHYKW; encoded by the coding sequence ATGTCAAGAAGACACAGTGCAGAAAAACGCCCGACTGAACCAGATCCGTTATACGGAAGTACAGTCTTATCAAAATTTATCAATAAAGTCATGCTGAGCGGAAAGAAATCGACAGCCCGCCGCATTGTCTACAATGCCATTGAAAAATTTGCTAAGAGGATCAAAGCAGAGAATCCTCTCGAAGCTTTCGAACAAGCCTTAGAAAATGCTAAGCCTTCTTTGGAAGTCAAATCCCGCCGTATTGGGGGTGCAACCTATCAAGTGCCTATTGAAATTCCAGCAAACCGACGCGCTTCTATGGCTATGCGCTGGATCATTGCCCACTCTAGAGGGAAAGCTGGCCGTTCAATGGAAGATGCATTGGCATCTGAGCTGACCGATTGCTACAACAATCAGGGAACGACGATCAAGAAAAAAGACGATACTCACCGCATGGCGGAAGCGAATAAAGCCTACGCCCACTATAAGTGGTAA
- the fusA gene encoding elongation factor G — protein MARPANEHLKNVRNIGIMAHIDAGKTTTTERILYYSGRSHKIGEVHEGAATMDWMPQEQERGITITSAATTVFWKGAKINIIDTPGHVDFTIEVERSLRVLDGSVALFCSVSGVEPQSETVWRQADKYGVPRIAFVNKMDRMGADFFDAIKTMRDKLHANAIPVQCPIGAEADFKGMVDLVTMRAYLFHDETLGADWDETDIPADLVEKCQKMRAELLEELATIDEEDEEFMQKVLENPDSLTEEEINAAIRKGVCRNKFNPVLCGSAFKNKGVQQLLDAVVKWMPSPLDRGNIKAHDLNTDEEIILTPEDDQPLAALAFKIMTDPYVGRLTYIRIYSGTLTKGTALLNTTKGEEERVSRLLEMHANKREEKDEFHTGDIAACIGLKKATTGDTLCSPKRPILLEKMEFPEPVISMAIEPKSKGDREKLAMALSALSVEDPTFRVSTNEETGQTIIAGMGELHLEILHDRMKREFNVEANVGKPQVAYKETITVPGGSQTKFVKQSGGRGQYAHVELEVRPNEKGKGNEVVSKIVGGVIPREYIQPTIKGIEEGLATGVLAGYNLVDVCVDIVFGSYHDVDSSEMAFKICGAMAIKEAARKCKPVILEPIMKVDVTTPEAHMGDVIGDLNRRRGQIVGQENHKGAVIIHAEVPLSEMFGYSTLLRSLSSGRATYVMEPSHFERVPAKIQEEIIKK, from the coding sequence ATGGCAAGACCTGCTAATGAGCATCTTAAAAACGTGCGTAATATTGGTATCATGGCCCACATCGATGCCGGTAAGACGACAACGACAGAGCGTATCCTCTATTATAGCGGACGTTCCCATAAAATCGGTGAAGTGCATGAAGGCGCTGCCACTATGGACTGGATGCCTCAAGAACAAGAACGCGGCATCACCATTACTTCTGCGGCTACAACCGTATTTTGGAAAGGCGCAAAAATCAACATTATCGATACTCCAGGCCACGTTGACTTCACTATCGAAGTTGAGCGTTCTCTGCGCGTTCTCGATGGATCCGTTGCTCTTTTCTGTTCCGTTTCCGGTGTCGAGCCTCAGTCTGAGACTGTTTGGCGCCAAGCCGACAAATACGGCGTTCCTCGTATCGCATTTGTCAACAAAATGGACCGTATGGGAGCCGATTTCTTCGACGCCATCAAAACCATGCGCGACAAGCTGCACGCCAACGCGATTCCTGTTCAATGCCCAATCGGCGCAGAAGCTGATTTCAAAGGCATGGTCGATCTCGTTACGATGCGCGCTTACCTCTTCCACGATGAAACATTGGGTGCTGACTGGGATGAAACAGATATTCCGGCCGACCTCGTTGAAAAGTGCCAGAAGATGCGCGCCGAGCTTTTAGAAGAGTTGGCCACTATCGATGAAGAAGACGAAGAATTCATGCAAAAAGTCTTGGAAAATCCAGACTCTTTGACAGAAGAAGAAATTAATGCTGCTATCCGTAAAGGGGTTTGCCGCAATAAATTCAATCCTGTCTTGTGTGGATCGGCCTTCAAAAATAAAGGCGTTCAACAATTGTTGGATGCGGTTGTTAAATGGATGCCTTCTCCATTAGATCGTGGAAACATCAAAGCCCACGACCTCAATACAGACGAAGAAATCATTTTGACACCAGAAGATGATCAACCTTTAGCTGCTTTGGCGTTCAAGATCATGACAGACCCTTATGTGGGCCGTCTGACTTATATCCGTATTTACAGCGGAACGCTGACAAAGGGAACAGCTTTGCTCAATACAACAAAGGGCGAAGAAGAACGTGTATCCCGCTTGCTGGAAATGCACGCTAACAAGCGTGAAGAGAAAGACGAATTCCATACAGGCGATATTGCTGCTTGTATCGGTCTGAAGAAGGCGACGACGGGCGATACCCTGTGCTCACCTAAGAGACCAATCCTCTTGGAGAAAATGGAATTCCCAGAACCTGTGATTTCGATGGCGATCGAGCCGAAGTCTAAAGGCGATCGCGAAAAGCTGGCCATGGCGCTTTCCGCTTTATCCGTTGAAGATCCGACTTTCCGCGTTTCTACAAACGAAGAAACAGGGCAGACGATCATTGCCGGAATGGGTGAGCTCCACCTGGAAATCCTGCATGACCGCATGAAGCGTGAATTCAACGTAGAAGCCAACGTTGGCAAGCCTCAAGTGGCATACAAAGAAACCATTACCGTCCCAGGCGGCAGCCAAACGAAGTTTGTCAAGCAGTCAGGCGGTCGCGGTCAGTACGCCCACGTGGAACTTGAAGTCCGACCAAACGAAAAAGGCAAAGGCAACGAGGTTGTCAGCAAGATTGTCGGCGGTGTGATTCCAAGAGAATACATCCAACCTACAATCAAGGGTATCGAAGAAGGCTTGGCAACAGGCGTTCTCGCCGGCTACAACCTGGTCGATGTCTGCGTTGATATCGTATTCGGATCTTACCACGACGTTGACTCAAGCGAAATGGCGTTTAAGATTTGCGGTGCGATGGCAATCAAAGAAGCTGCGCGCAAATGCAAACCGGTCATCCTTGAACCAATCATGAAAGTGGACGTCACCACGCCAGAAGCGCATATGGGTGACGTGATCGGTGACTTGAACCGCCGCCGCGGTCAGATTGTCGGACAGGAAAACCATAAAGGGGCTGTGATCATTCACGCCGAAGTTCCTTTGAGTGAAATGTTCGGTTATTCGACGCTACTACGTTCGCTCTCTTCTGGGCGCGCTACCTATGTGATGGAACCTAGCCACTTTGAGCGTGTTCCAGCGAAAATTCAGGAAGAAATCATTAAGAAGTAA
- the rpsJ gene encoding 30S ribosomal protein S10 translates to MAKQEKQPRSARQKIRIRLKGYDQRLLDRSTADIVETAKRTGAAIAGPIPLPTSCEKFTVLRSPNIDRKSREQFEIRTHRRLIDILNPTSKTIDALKTLTLPAGVDIKIKA, encoded by the coding sequence ATGGCAAAACAAGAAAAGCAGCCTAGATCAGCGAGACAAAAGATCCGCATCAGGCTGAAAGGATATGATCAACGTCTGCTTGATCGTTCAACAGCTGATATCGTGGAGACAGCCAAAAGAACAGGTGCCGCCATTGCTGGCCCAATTCCGCTTCCCACAAGCTGTGAAAAGTTTACTGTGTTGCGCTCCCCCAACATTGACCGCAAATCACGCGAACAATTTGAGATCCGCACTCACCGTCGACTCATTGACATTCTCAATCCAACCAGCAAAACAATCGATGCTTTAAAAACGTTGACTCTCCCAGCCGGAGTAGACATCAAGATTAAAGCTTAA
- a CDS encoding MATE family efflux transporter — protein MALTRFPEGSLRELIHIAFPLMLSSLSVMSMVFVDRLFLARYSLEAFNAVANAMTLGWAYVYGWMVLASIAEVFVAQYNGAECKKRLGEPVWQMIWLSLFSALFFIPLSLYGGDWFYGAGTAHQLEKEYFSWMMLFGPSFALYGALCGFFIGQGKTRLITGLAIGANLVNAGLDYLLIFGMGDFLPPMGVKGAAIATSGSSIFQALVLAAVFLNFSNRSTYGTNCYALQAKAFWQCVRIGFPGALFIVIELLGWASFYYMMTLVSERHITIAGISQSIVILLFFFAEGISKAAGALTGNLIGARKIHLIKQVILSGIRLHGLFFLALLGLFMLFSHRLASDFLPDASSVTLHSLEESLKICLFYICFYLLFEGIRLLFSGVLTAAGDTVFLMIAGSLSVWVFLVLPTYFLIVEKKGTIESASLICLFYSLTAGLLYGWRLKHISWKALSLIAPQRSS, from the coding sequence ATGGCGTTGACCCGTTTTCCAGAAGGAAGCTTGCGCGAGCTGATTCATATCGCTTTTCCTCTTATGCTGTCTTCCTTATCCGTCATGTCTATGGTCTTCGTCGACCGTCTTTTTTTAGCGCGCTATTCCTTGGAAGCCTTTAACGCTGTCGCCAATGCCATGACACTAGGATGGGCTTATGTCTATGGATGGATGGTTTTGGCAAGCATTGCCGAGGTGTTTGTGGCTCAATACAATGGAGCCGAATGCAAAAAACGGTTAGGCGAACCTGTCTGGCAAATGATTTGGCTAAGCCTATTTTCTGCTCTTTTCTTTATTCCCTTAAGCCTCTACGGCGGAGATTGGTTTTATGGAGCGGGGACTGCCCATCAACTAGAGAAAGAGTACTTCAGTTGGATGATGCTGTTTGGCCCAAGCTTTGCCCTTTATGGGGCTTTATGCGGTTTTTTCATCGGACAAGGCAAAACTCGGTTGATTACAGGACTGGCCATCGGAGCCAATCTCGTCAATGCCGGACTCGACTATCTGTTAATTTTTGGAATGGGAGATTTCTTGCCTCCTATGGGAGTCAAAGGCGCTGCGATTGCCACAAGCGGAAGTTCGATCTTCCAAGCCCTTGTTTTAGCGGCCGTTTTCCTCAATTTTTCGAATCGGTCCACTTATGGCACTAATTGCTATGCCTTGCAAGCCAAAGCTTTTTGGCAATGCGTACGCATCGGTTTTCCGGGAGCCCTCTTTATTGTCATTGAATTATTGGGATGGGCCTCTTTTTATTATATGATGACCTTGGTCAGCGAGCGCCATATCACCATTGCGGGCATTTCCCAAAGCATTGTCATTCTATTATTCTTTTTTGCAGAAGGCATCAGTAAGGCGGCAGGAGCCTTGACCGGCAATTTGATTGGCGCGCGAAAAATCCATTTGATCAAACAGGTCATTTTATCTGGCATCAGACTGCATGGTCTGTTCTTTTTGGCTCTTCTTGGCCTGTTTATGCTATTTTCCCATCGCCTTGCTTCCGATTTTTTGCCGGACGCCTCTTCGGTTACTTTGCATTCTTTAGAAGAGAGTCTGAAAATCTGCCTGTTCTATATTTGCTTTTATCTCTTATTTGAAGGCATCCGGCTTTTATTCTCCGGCGTACTGACCGCTGCCGGAGATACAGTCTTTCTCATGATAGCCGGTTCCTTATCTGTTTGGGTTTTCCTTGTCCTACCTACGTATTTTTTAATTGTAGAAAAGAAAGGCACAATTGAATCAGCCTCTTTAATTTGCCTTTTTTACAGTCTCACAGCCGGCTTATTATATGGATGGCGCCTTAAGCATATCAGCTGGAAGGCCCTTTCTTTGATTGCCCCTCAACGCTCATCTTAA
- the sctJ gene encoding type III secretion system inner membrane ring lipoprotein SctJ encodes MRKDLIVAGNRFLRILYQFMTLFVIMGLLTGCESRKIIVNGLDEKEANEILVYLATKNIDAVKVQAAGGDAGGGGKAVLWNISVEASQANEAMALLNQVGLPRRKGQSLLGIFANTSLVPSGMQEKVRYQAGLAEQIASTIRKIDGILDADVQISFPEEDPLNPGANKQKITASVYVKHNGILDDPNAHLVTRIKRLVAGSINGLDYDNVTVIGDRARYGDTLGLSMPLSEEEKQYVNVWSLIIAKESLTRFRIIFFSFTLSLVILLLALTWLLWKFLPILKQAGGIKQLFSFHPIHPENVGAAASKEVEAAPKEEVKPAAGEDSDTANKGIDET; translated from the coding sequence ATGAGAAAAGACTTGATTGTAGCCGGCAATCGCTTCTTGCGCATTCTTTATCAATTCATGACATTGTTTGTCATCATGGGCTTATTGACGGGATGCGAATCGCGCAAGATCATTGTCAACGGCTTGGATGAAAAAGAGGCCAATGAAATTCTGGTTTATCTCGCCACAAAAAACATCGATGCCGTTAAGGTTCAAGCAGCAGGCGGTGATGCAGGCGGCGGAGGAAAAGCAGTTTTATGGAATATTAGTGTAGAAGCCTCTCAAGCCAATGAAGCCATGGCGCTGTTAAATCAGGTTGGGCTTCCCCGTCGAAAAGGGCAAAGCTTATTAGGCATTTTTGCGAACACCTCCCTTGTTCCATCGGGAATGCAAGAAAAAGTCCGCTATCAAGCCGGATTGGCCGAACAAATTGCCAGCACGATTCGAAAAATTGACGGCATTTTGGATGCCGACGTGCAAATTTCTTTTCCCGAAGAAGATCCTCTCAATCCAGGTGCAAACAAGCAAAAAATTACAGCCTCTGTCTATGTCAAGCATAATGGAATTCTGGACGATCCCAATGCCCACTTAGTGACCCGCATTAAGCGTCTTGTGGCAGGCAGTATTAATGGATTGGATTATGACAACGTGACAGTGATTGGAGATCGAGCACGCTATGGCGATACGTTAGGGCTATCCATGCCTCTTTCAGAAGAGGAAAAACAGTATGTGAATGTATGGTCCCTCATTATAGCGAAGGAATCCCTTACCCGTTTTCGCATCATCTTCTTTTCTTTTACCCTTTCTCTTGTTATTCTCTTACTAGCGTTAACTTGGCTGCTTTGGAAGTTTCTCCCCATTCTTAAGCAAGCAGGAGGAATTAAGCAATTGTTCTCTTTCCATCCCATCCATCCGGAGAATGTAGGAGCTGCGGCTTCCAAAGAAGTGGAAGCTGCGCCTAAAGAGGAGGTTAAGCCGGCTGCAGGTGAAGATAGCGATACGGCTAATAAGGGAATTGATGAGACTTAA
- a CDS encoding HrpE/YscL family type III secretion apparatus protein, with translation MSKKFFSLIYGDHIHIAPKTKHIPADNFSTLLEAGEVLEHIKQDAEKYRMQVAQECEEIKEKAHKEGYEEGFAKWAEHLVNLEKEIESVHKELQQLVIPVALKAAQKIVGREIELSEDVIVDIVAANLKAVAQHKKITIYVNKKDLEILEKNKPRLRDLFESLESLSIRPRDDVAPGGCVIETEIGIINAQLEHRWRVLEKAFEKLAKNNIEPAKSS, from the coding sequence GTGAGCAAAAAGTTTTTTAGCCTCATTTATGGAGACCACATCCACATCGCCCCTAAGACCAAGCATATCCCTGCAGATAATTTTTCCACTTTATTAGAGGCCGGCGAAGTCCTGGAGCACATTAAACAAGATGCGGAAAAATATCGCATGCAAGTCGCTCAGGAATGCGAAGAGATAAAAGAAAAAGCCCACAAAGAAGGCTATGAAGAAGGCTTTGCCAAATGGGCCGAACATCTTGTTAATCTTGAAAAAGAAATTGAATCGGTCCATAAGGAACTGCAGCAACTTGTCATTCCCGTTGCGCTAAAAGCAGCCCAAAAAATTGTGGGAAGGGAAATTGAGCTTTCAGAAGACGTCATTGTCGATATCGTGGCTGCCAATTTAAAAGCTGTTGCCCAGCACAAGAAAATCACTATCTATGTCAATAAAAAAGATTTAGAGATTCTAGAGAAAAATAAGCCGCGCCTCCGGGATTTGTTTGAAAGCTTAGAAAGCTTGTCCATTCGCCCGCGCGATGATGTTGCCCCTGGCGGCTGTGTGATTGAAACAGAAATCGGCATTATCAACGCCCAGTTGGAACACCGCTGGCGCGTTTTAGAAAAAGCATTCGAGAAATTGGCCAAAAATAATATTGAGCCTGCAAAAAGCAGCTAA
- the sctR gene encoding type III secretion system export apparatus subunit SctR, whose translation MYLSKLCSFKSAFCLLAILAVLSLAPDSLYSQATSTPAANASSTNAASTNPSTPATASPSAPTSASRSTTSTTPSVIKPLKPIPRPPAPAYPPKKPTLTPEQESYQASEAVASNFKRPSLVTQAVMLTLLSLMPFIIMILTSFLKIVIVLSLLRTALGVQQAPPNQIINGVAFLISLFIMYPTAIKMYDAAQTVINQSQVPDSLLSPASSTYVIDVAAAAAGPMKDYLKRNSSPRHQALFYRLVYRGLPDDYRATLKPDDIIVLVPSYITGQLKDAFEIGVLIYIPFFVIDLVTSNILLAMGMMMLSPVTISMPLKLFLLVMLDGWTILIEGLVKTFQ comes from the coding sequence ATGTATCTATCCAAGCTTTGTTCTTTTAAATCAGCTTTCTGTCTGCTAGCTATTTTGGCCGTTCTCAGCCTGGCTCCCGACTCCCTTTATTCTCAAGCCACCTCGACGCCAGCTGCTAACGCCTCTTCCACCAATGCTGCTTCGACCAATCCTTCAACTCCGGCAACTGCATCCCCATCGGCACCAACTTCAGCGTCGCGATCGACGACCAGCACGACCCCTTCTGTCATTAAGCCTTTAAAACCAATTCCAAGGCCTCCCGCTCCGGCTTATCCTCCCAAGAAGCCGACACTGACCCCCGAACAAGAGTCCTACCAAGCCTCGGAAGCGGTTGCATCCAACTTCAAACGGCCTTCGCTTGTGACACAGGCGGTCATGCTGACGCTCTTGTCGCTTATGCCGTTCATCATTATGATTTTGACTTCTTTCTTAAAGATTGTCATTGTCCTTTCTCTTTTGCGAACAGCGCTAGGCGTTCAACAAGCGCCCCCAAACCAAATCATCAACGGCGTGGCCTTTTTGATCAGCTTATTTATCATGTATCCCACCGCCATCAAAATGTATGATGCAGCGCAAACCGTTATCAACCAATCCCAAGTGCCGGACTCTCTTCTTTCACCTGCTTCCTCCACCTATGTCATCGACGTAGCCGCTGCGGCAGCCGGACCCATGAAAGATTACTTAAAGAGAAATAGTTCGCCCAGGCACCAAGCGCTCTTTTATCGCTTGGTCTACCGCGGGCTGCCAGACGATTACCGCGCCACCTTAAAGCCAGATGATATCATCGTATTAGTCCCTTCCTATATCACTGGGCAGTTAAAAGACGCATTTGAAATCGGCGTTTTGATCTACATCCCCTTCTTTGTCATCGACCTTGTGACCTCCAATATTTTATTGGCGATGGGGATGATGATGCTTTCTCCCGTTACGATCTCCATGCCATTAAAACTCTTCTTATTAGTGATGCTAGATGGATGGACGATTCTCATTGAAGGGCTAGTCAAAACATTCCAATAA
- the sctS gene encoding type III secretion system export apparatus subunit SctS — MFQSQVIQLAYQGMLLILILSAPPILVSMFFGIIVAIFQAATQIQEQTLSFTIKLVAVTLTLMFLGGWLGSQIMSFANDIFVNFPQWSVLSSKN, encoded by the coding sequence ATGTTTCAATCACAAGTCATTCAGCTCGCTTACCAAGGGATGCTACTGATTCTAATTCTTTCCGCTCCCCCCATCTTAGTCAGCATGTTCTTTGGAATTATTGTCGCCATTTTTCAGGCGGCCACGCAAATTCAGGAACAAACGCTCTCTTTCACCATTAAGCTGGTGGCCGTGACGTTGACCTTGATGTTTTTGGGAGGATGGCTGGGATCGCAAATTATGTCTTTTGCCAATGATATTTTCGTAAATTTTCCTCAATGGAGTGTGCTTAGCAGCAAAAACTAG
- a CDS encoding EscT/YscT/HrcT family type III secretion system export apparatus protein — MTEDYVSLYINTAFSLNDPLAFFGLFFLFLGRMLPIIALAPFFGARVLPHPVKVALGISFFAIFFPQLIFVTTTPLDFNLWLVLYLIKEIFVGILIGYMISLPFIIVQNAGILIDHQRGASSLMVNDPTIQNQSSPLGTLFNLVLIYLFFMIDGPFVVLDIVSQSYNYLPPDKFINGSFFDFNSKYFTDIMGIMGKVMISSTQLAAPALIIILMTDFFLGIANRLAPQVQITFLGMPLKSLLALAIVFFGWQLFTKQLVDDSYTWLNYLYLLIQQFQPAT, encoded by the coding sequence ATGACAGAAGACTATGTTTCTCTGTACATCAATACAGCATTTTCTCTTAATGATCCGTTGGCGTTCTTCGGCCTATTCTTTCTTTTTTTGGGCAGAATGCTGCCCATTATAGCCTTGGCTCCCTTTTTCGGCGCGCGCGTCCTTCCCCATCCCGTCAAAGTCGCCTTGGGCATTTCTTTTTTTGCCATTTTTTTTCCCCAGCTTATCTTTGTCACGACGACTCCGCTTGACTTCAATCTGTGGCTGGTCCTTTATTTGATCAAAGAGATTTTTGTGGGCATTCTCATCGGCTATATGATCAGCCTTCCCTTTATTATTGTGCAAAACGCAGGGATTCTCATCGACCACCAACGCGGAGCCTCCAGCTTGATGGTCAACGACCCGACGATCCAAAACCAGTCCTCTCCTCTCGGCACCCTTTTTAACCTCGTCCTCATCTACCTCTTTTTCATGATCGACGGCCCTTTCGTCGTATTGGACATCGTTTCCCAATCGTACAATTACCTCCCTCCCGATAAGTTCATCAACGGCAGTTTCTTCGACTTCAATTCGAAATATTTTACCGATATTATGGGCATCATGGGCAAAGTCATGATTTCCAGCACCCAGCTGGCAGCTCCTGCCCTCATCATCATTTTGATGACAGATTTTTTTCTGGGAATCGCCAATCGCTTGGCTCCCCAAGTCCAAATCACCTTTTTGGGCATGCCCCTCAAATCTTTATTGGCGCTGGCCATTGTCTTCTTCGGCTGGCAGCTATTCACCAAGCAACTTGTCGACGACAGCTATACCTGGCTCAATTACCTCTACTTGCTTATCCAGCAGTTCCAGCCGGCTACTTAA
- a CDS encoding NADAR family protein: MLKKQLLYMGMGLMALSLLSSWNLPAAVSRQYTVQPYNEDTLNELKSKAEKKKQKQKQAARDKLDRARFAHLAHYKNKLARFAERDGFIWFYDKENKYTFFLGNFYPASVKLWNMEFSCSEAAFQAAKFLHKPALAARFTRLNGEDAWKLAQRHSYEQRDDWYKLRDAIMLEVLRAKFQQHPQLNELLLATGDAYLVEHTDRDAYWADGGDGKGKNRLGQLLMQVRAEKGGVGPVSKPSKYRKFAAE, translated from the coding sequence ATGCTAAAAAAACAGCTATTATATATGGGAATGGGCTTAATGGCCTTATCGCTCTTGTCTTCTTGGAATTTGCCTGCTGCCGTTTCCCGGCAATACACCGTCCAACCCTATAATGAAGACACCCTCAACGAGCTGAAAAGCAAAGCCGAGAAAAAGAAGCAAAAGCAGAAACAAGCCGCCCGAGACAAACTGGACCGGGCGCGCTTTGCCCATCTGGCCCACTACAAGAACAAGCTCGCCCGCTTTGCCGAGCGCGACGGCTTTATTTGGTTTTATGACAAAGAAAATAAGTACACATTTTTCCTGGGCAATTTCTATCCGGCTTCTGTGAAGCTGTGGAATATGGAGTTCTCCTGCTCGGAAGCGGCTTTTCAAGCTGCCAAATTTTTGCACAAGCCTGCCTTAGCCGCTCGCTTTACGCGCTTGAATGGAGAAGACGCCTGGAAGCTGGCCCAAAGGCATAGCTACGAGCAGCGCGACGATTGGTATAAGCTGCGGGATGCCATCATGCTGGAAGTGCTGAGGGCCAAGTTTCAGCAGCACCCGCAGCTCAACGAGCTATTGCTAGCCACAGGGGATGCCTATTTAGTTGAACACACCGACCGGGATGCCTACTGGGCAGATGGAGGAGACGGCAAGGGGAAAAACCGCTTGGGACAGCTTCTCATGCAAGTAAGAGCTGAAAAAGGAGGCGTCGGACCCGTCTCTAAGCCCTCCAAGTATAGAAAATTTGCTGCTGAGTAG
- a CDS encoding L-threonylcarbamoyladenylate synthase yields MRVSVKQAIQLLRSGQVVAMPTETVYGLAACLDQPVAIEQIFQIKGRPSTNPLIIHVADIKTVVDCSKELPPHFKELAEAFWPGPLTLIVPIQPERVPASVRSGLPTAGFRMPQHPLALEVLKETGPLVMPSANLSGKPSATRPEHVEEDFGRDFPVLDGGGCDKGVESTILYYQHPRWVVVRLGALAPAVFALVLGYQPENLKAFKHEQPLCPGQLFRHYAPRAKLILGDREQMEGAPFILGFKERSYPLHSRVLYLGSLLDAEEVAVNLYQALRQLDFEGARVAWVDMDFPREGLWETIAERLLRAGEG; encoded by the coding sequence ATGCGCGTTTCAGTCAAACAAGCGATCCAATTACTCCGATCCGGCCAAGTCGTAGCGATGCCGACAGAAACGGTTTACGGGCTTGCTGCCTGCTTGGACCAACCGGTAGCCATCGAGCAGATCTTTCAAATTAAAGGCAGGCCGTCGACGAATCCCTTAATTATTCATGTGGCCGATATTAAAACGGTTGTGGACTGTTCCAAAGAGCTGCCGCCTCACTTCAAAGAATTGGCCGAGGCTTTTTGGCCGGGACCCCTCACCTTGATTGTTCCCATTCAGCCTGAGCGCGTCCCCGCTTCTGTGCGTTCCGGCTTGCCGACAGCGGGCTTTCGCATGCCCCAACATCCATTAGCTTTAGAAGTGCTAAAAGAAACGGGGCCTTTAGTCATGCCTTCGGCTAATTTATCGGGTAAGCCTTCGGCAACGAGGCCTGAGCACGTAGAAGAGGATTTCGGTCGCGATTTTCCCGTTTTGGATGGAGGCGGATGCGACAAAGGGGTGGAATCCACTATTTTGTATTATCAACATCCGCGCTGGGTTGTCGTAAGGCTAGGAGCGCTTGCTCCGGCTGTTTTTGCGCTCGTTTTGGGTTATCAGCCCGAAAACCTGAAGGCCTTCAAGCACGAGCAGCCGCTGTGCCCCGGGCAATTATTCCGCCATTATGCTCCGCGCGCTAAGCTCATTTTGGGCGACCGCGAACAGATGGAAGGGGCTCCTTTTATCTTGGGATTCAAGGAACGCTCCTATCCGCTTCATAGCCGCGTGCTTTATCTGGGGTCTCTCTTAGATGCGGAAGAAGTGGCGGTCAATCTCTATCAAGCGCTGCGGCAGCTCGATTTCGAGGGAGCTAGAGTCGCCTGGGTCGATATGGATTTTCCGCGCGAGGGATTATGGGAAACCATTGCCGAGCGGCTATTACGGGCGGGAGAGGGGTAA